A stretch of the Coprobacillus cateniformis genome encodes the following:
- a CDS encoding iron-containing alcohol dehydrogenase gives MLNFEFSTPTKIIFGKGTHGEVGKEIKERGFHKVLIHYGGTFLEENGVLDTVHESLRDAGLEYIDFDGVIPNPKLKRAQEGVKICQRENVDFILAIGGGSAIDSAKAIAYGVANDFPLEDLFLGKVTTTQIAPMGCISTIAATGSETSNSTVIDIETQDQGILKRSYNHDCARPLFAIMNPELTYTLPMYQTCSGAADIMMHTMERYFTNVTDVQLIDRISEGLLVTVKEEALKIIHDPQNYEVRANLMWAGSLSHNGLTGTGRIGDFATHKIGHELSAMFDATHGASLTAVWSSWAKYVYKTNIERFAQFAVNVFAIEPNYYNLEETALKGIEAWDQWCHQIGMPTTLKELNIIPTHEQIEEMAEKAADTGHGVIGGFMQLKKDDIIQIYQMAL, from the coding sequence ATGTTAAATTTTGAATTTTCAACACCCACAAAGATTATCTTTGGTAAAGGAACTCATGGAGAGGTTGGAAAAGAGATCAAAGAAAGAGGATTTCATAAAGTTCTTATCCATTATGGTGGCACATTCTTAGAGGAGAATGGTGTCCTAGATACTGTTCATGAAAGTTTAAGAGATGCTGGATTGGAGTATATCGATTTTGATGGTGTTATTCCTAATCCAAAATTAAAAAGAGCACAAGAAGGTGTTAAAATCTGTCAAAGAGAAAATGTAGATTTTATTTTAGCTATTGGTGGAGGGTCAGCCATTGATTCTGCAAAAGCAATTGCTTATGGAGTTGCTAATGATTTTCCCTTAGAAGACTTATTTTTAGGAAAAGTCACAACAACACAAATTGCCCCAATGGGATGCATTTCTACAATTGCAGCAACAGGTTCAGAAACAAGCAACTCTACAGTCATTGATATAGAGACTCAAGATCAAGGTATTCTGAAAAGGTCTTACAACCATGATTGTGCAAGACCTCTCTTTGCGATTATGAATCCAGAGTTAACCTATACATTGCCAATGTATCAAACTTGTAGTGGGGCTGCTGATATTATGATGCATACAATGGAAAGATATTTTACAAATGTGACTGATGTTCAATTAATTGATCGTATTTCTGAAGGATTACTCGTTACAGTGAAAGAAGAAGCTTTAAAAATTATTCATGATCCACAAAATTATGAAGTCCGTGCAAATTTAATGTGGGCTGGCAGTCTATCACACAATGGTTTAACAGGAACAGGGCGTATTGGAGATTTTGCGACTCACAAAATAGGTCATGAACTGAGTGCTATGTTTGATGCAACACATGGAGCAAGTTTAACAGCTGTTTGGTCTAGCTGGGCAAAATATGTTTACAAAACAAATATTGAACGTTTTGCACAATTTGCTGTCAATGTATTTGCTATTGAACCTAATTATTATAATCTTGAAGAAACTGCATTGAAAGGCATTGAAGCATGGGATCAATGGTGTCATCAAATTGGTATGCCAACAACGCTAAAGGAATTAAATATTATTCCAACTCATGAACAAATTGAAGAAATGGCTGAAAAAGCAGCTGATACTGGTCATGGTGTCATTGGCGGATTTATGCAGCTCAAAAAGGATGATATTATTCAAATTTATCAAATGGCTTTATAA
- a CDS encoding PTS fructose transporter subunit IIC: MAEIKRKNAQKKSQSAILKDSIMTGISYMIPVIVGGGVLQAIAKMMGGYDIASHMNQVDTLAKVIMLIGTSLWNFTVPAVAAFTAYALADKPGIAPGLAMGTLANTINAGFVGGLVGGMMVGYCVLWMKKISIPKNLQGVMPILVIPTVTTLVCGLMMYYVVGNPIAWCMQAMQNWLLSLNTGSKFVFGAAVGAMMCVDMGGPVSKAAAMVTNGLNADGLFIPTSAKMCSGMTAPLGIAIATFLGGKKKFDAVDRENAKSAMMLSCVYIEEAVIPFLIKAPIRVVVSCMIGGGITGGLCMVTSLASPAVHGGIFVIPMTSHPLLFIGLWFLGSCITGVIYALWKKPLPVETN; this comes from the coding sequence ATGGCTGAAATTAAAAGAAAGAATGCTCAAAAGAAAAGTCAGAGTGCAATTTTAAAAGATTCAATTATGACTGGAATATCTTATATGATTCCTGTTATCGTTGGCGGTGGCGTTTTACAAGCCATTGCTAAAATGATGGGTGGATATGATATTGCGAGTCATATGAATCAGGTTGATACACTTGCTAAAGTTATTATGTTAATTGGTACAAGTTTATGGAATTTTACAGTGCCAGCTGTGGCTGCTTTTACAGCATATGCTTTGGCTGATAAGCCAGGGATTGCTCCTGGTCTCGCTATGGGAACATTGGCGAATACAATAAATGCTGGATTTGTTGGCGGGCTTGTTGGTGGAATGATGGTAGGATACTGTGTTTTATGGATGAAGAAGATATCAATTCCAAAGAACTTACAGGGGGTTATGCCGATTTTAGTCATTCCAACTGTCACAACACTTGTTTGTGGATTGATGATGTATTACGTTGTTGGAAATCCAATTGCGTGGTGTATGCAAGCGATGCAAAATTGGTTGTTAAGTTTAAATACAGGGTCCAAATTTGTGTTTGGAGCAGCTGTTGGAGCGATGATGTGTGTAGATATGGGTGGACCAGTCAGTAAGGCAGCAGCCATGGTTACCAATGGCTTGAATGCTGATGGTTTGTTTATTCCAACTTCAGCAAAAATGTGTTCAGGTATGACAGCCCCTTTAGGTATTGCGATTGCAACATTCTTAGGTGGAAAAAAGAAATTTGATGCTGTTGATAGAGAAAACGCCAAATCAGCAATGATGCTATCTTGTGTTTATATTGAGGAAGCAGTTATTCCTTTCTTGATTAAAGCTCCAATAAGAGTAGTGGTTTCTTGTATGATTGGTGGTGGTATTACTGGTGGATTATGTATGGTGACGTCACTTGCTTCACCTGCTGTTCATGGTGGAATCTTCGTTATTCCTATGACATCTCATCCATTATTATTTATAGGATTATGGTTCTTAGGAAGTTGTATTACAGGTGTCATCTATGCATTATGGAAAAAGCCATTACCAGTGGAAACAAACTAG
- a CDS encoding PTS fructose transporter subunit IIB: protein MYIVCVTACPVGIAHTYMAAANLEKAVKAAGHEVKVETQGAQGLENEITSDDLAKCDAAIIASDIRIKNHERFDDVPTMTVAVQEAVKDADGIVKELLEALE, encoded by the coding sequence ATGTACATTGTTTGTGTAACGGCTTGTCCAGTAGGCATTGCTCATACTTATATGGCGGCTGCAAATTTAGAAAAAGCAGTCAAGGCCGCAGGGCATGAGGTGAAGGTAGAAACGCAAGGTGCTCAAGGATTAGAAAATGAAATTACAAGTGATGATCTTGCAAAATGTGATGCTGCAATTATTGCAAGTGATATCAGAATTAAAAATCACGAACGTTTTGATGACGTTCCCACAATGACAGTTGCTGTTCAGGAAGCAGTTAAGGATGCTGATGGAATTGTTAAAGAATTACTGGAGGCGTTAGAATAG
- a CDS encoding class II fructose-bisphosphate aldolase, protein MYVSMKDMLWHAHQHHYAVMAINCVNMEQAKAIIESAEEESSPVIINISPRQLKAHGYGYIMVPMIQALAKQASVPVAFNLDHGANFEDIAQALKWGFSSVMIDASSYDFEENIRRTSMVSTLAHSLGKSCEAELGHVGLAANADGQNIDYYTHVMQAKEFVERTGCDCLAVAIGTAHGAYPKGMIPQLDFERLTQLKHALNMPLVLHGGSGAGEENIQKAVACGINKINVCTDLMKHAKEALIKTLADEPDIEYMELNMAVEDAMKDFIKAYMRFIGSSQQYIFDKHIGPELD, encoded by the coding sequence ATGTATGTATCAATGAAAGACATGCTTTGGCATGCTCATCAACATCATTATGCTGTGATGGCTATCAATTGTGTGAATATGGAACAAGCCAAAGCTATTATTGAAAGTGCTGAAGAAGAATCTTCACCTGTCATTATTAATATTTCGCCAAGACAACTTAAAGCACATGGTTATGGTTATATCATGGTTCCTATGATTCAAGCGTTAGCCAAGCAAGCAAGTGTACCAGTTGCTTTTAACTTAGATCATGGAGCAAATTTTGAAGATATTGCTCAGGCTCTCAAATGGGGCTTTTCAAGTGTGATGATTGATGCTTCATCTTATGACTTTGAAGAAAATATAAGAAGAACATCAATGGTTTCAACGCTTGCTCATAGTCTTGGTAAATCATGTGAAGCAGAACTTGGTCATGTTGGATTAGCAGCCAATGCTGATGGTCAAAATATTGATTATTATACTCATGTTATGCAAGCTAAAGAATTTGTTGAAAGAACAGGGTGTGATTGTCTGGCAGTCGCAATAGGAACTGCCCATGGAGCTTATCCAAAGGGGATGATTCCTCAACTTGATTTTGAAAGATTAACACAATTAAAACATGCTTTAAATATGCCACTTGTTTTACATGGTGGTTCTGGTGCTGGTGAAGAGAACATTCAAAAAGCAGTTGCATGTGGTATCAATAAAATTAATGTCTGTACTGATCTTATGAAACATGCCAAAGAAGCTCTCATAAAAACATTAGCAGATGAACCAGATATAGAATATATGGAATTAAATATGGCAGTTGAAGATGCTATGAAAGACTTTATTAAAGCTTATATGCGTTTTATTGGGTCAAGCCAACAATATATTTTTGACAAACATATTGGTCCTGAATTAGACTAG
- a CDS encoding PTS sugar transporter subunit IIA: MLMIDMLDERLIQFHLNAKDKKDAIYKIGELMFQAGKVTNQEQYRKGLFEREKEFATGIGNGIAIPHCQSDCVKEAAFTLVKLDEPIEWGSLDDLPVNYIIMLAAPNSSDNVHLKMLSTLAMNLMDEDFRSGLINASSVEEIKKIFAMKGE; this comes from the coding sequence ATGTTGATGATAGATATGCTTGATGAACGACTTATTCAATTTCATCTGAATGCTAAAGATAAAAAAGATGCTATATATAAAATAGGAGAACTGATGTTTCAAGCAGGAAAAGTCACGAATCAGGAACAATATAGAAAGGGTCTATTTGAAAGAGAAAAAGAATTTGCAACTGGAATTGGGAACGGAATTGCTATTCCACATTGCCAAAGTGATTGTGTCAAAGAAGCAGCTTTTACTTTAGTCAAACTTGATGAACCAATAGAATGGGGGTCACTTGATGATTTACCTGTCAATTATATTATTATGTTGGCTGCACCCAATTCATCTGATAATGTTCATTTAAAAATGTTATCGACACTTGCTATGAATTTAATGGATGAGGATTTTAGGTCCGGACTCATAAATGCTTCATCTGTTGAAGAAATAAAAAAAATATTTGCGATGAAGGGAGAATAA